A single genomic interval of Rosistilla ulvae harbors:
- a CDS encoding DUF1559 domain-containing protein produces MKTQTRHGFTLVELLVVIAIIGILVGLLLPAVQAAREAARRMQCTNRQKQLALAMHNYHDTHKTLVPGSRMIGNAGGGTSPADPVSNVSWIDHGSWYIMILPFVEQTGLNDLIDHDRPWAGTAHNSAARQVQVSMFGCPSDKMVKTCVGTSAEPNYSTWTGSYVVNFGNTNYGQTTQDGLTFQGAPFRQGKGQGFRDITDGLSNTLMTSEVMTSDQTINNLIVSEITSAKGGQTFTGFLTPNSSAPDQSTRGCPLDASWNNVASCISLAGDWSAVQKVILAPRSRHPGGVMATSCDGSVRFYSETIDTATWRSLSTARGNEPIGNF; encoded by the coding sequence ATGAAAACACAAACGAGGCACGGCTTCACCCTTGTCGAGCTATTAGTTGTCATCGCAATTATCGGAATTCTGGTCGGCCTGCTTTTGCCAGCCGTTCAGGCCGCACGTGAGGCAGCGCGCCGCATGCAATGCACCAATCGGCAAAAACAGTTGGCGTTGGCGATGCACAACTATCACGACACCCACAAAACTCTTGTTCCTGGGTCGCGGATGATCGGAAACGCAGGTGGTGGGACCTCCCCAGCCGACCCGGTGTCGAATGTATCTTGGATCGATCACGGATCGTGGTACATCATGATCCTGCCTTTCGTCGAACAAACGGGGCTCAACGATCTAATCGATCACGACCGGCCTTGGGCAGGAACTGCGCACAATTCGGCAGCGCGTCAAGTGCAGGTCAGCATGTTTGGCTGCCCATCGGACAAGATGGTGAAAACCTGTGTGGGGACTTCCGCAGAGCCGAACTATTCCACTTGGACAGGAAGCTACGTGGTGAACTTTGGAAATACAAACTACGGTCAAACCACGCAAGATGGCCTGACGTTCCAGGGAGCGCCGTTCCGCCAAGGAAAAGGGCAAGGCTTTCGCGACATCACCGATGGTCTATCGAATACCTTGATGACATCCGAAGTCATGACGTCGGATCAGACGATTAATAATCTGATCGTTAGTGAAATCACTTCTGCCAAGGGTGGCCAGACGTTTACCGGGTTCCTGACGCCCAACTCAAGTGCTCCCGATCAATCCACTCGCGGCTGCCCACTGGATGCTTCTTGGAACAATGTTGCTAGCTGTATTAGTCTCGCGGGTGATTGGAGCGCTGTCCAAAAAGTGATCCTCGCACCGCGCAGCCGCCATCCTGGTGGCGTCATGGCGACGTCTTGTGATGGTTCGGTACGCTTCTACAGTGAAACCATTGACACGGCGACTTGGCGTTCGTTGAGTACCGCGCGAGGTAACGAACCGATTGGCAACTTTTAG
- a CDS encoding XylR family transcriptional regulator codes for MNQRPEIAVLVETSRGHGRQIIEGVARYAAEHGPWGLRLEPRNLKDPPPRWLKPGEVSGIIVRCDSLAMAEFVQSTGLPVIDVRGAVPEAGIPLVGVDNDAIVDAALEHFTQRGFQRIGFCNFFGYKNRWIAQRRDRLVERARAAGIDCRVYSGRRSSQKPTSRSHREIAALRDWLAKLPRPIAILCCDDEQAHVLLDAAHRLKLEVPNDVAVLGIDNDEVFCRVSNPPLSSVDVNAFAVGYKAAEMLDRRINGKRVPAKTLLPPRGVITRQSSDIVAVEDPEVAAALSFIRENACQPIKASQVADHLSVSRSTLDRYLQAAIGLSGTEAIMQVRLGQVKADLANTDLPLTSIAARAGFASAQNLANLFRERTGSTPGSYRKEMRS; via the coding sequence ATGAACCAACGCCCAGAAATTGCAGTCCTTGTCGAAACTTCACGTGGGCATGGTCGTCAGATTATCGAAGGGGTGGCTCGTTATGCTGCAGAGCATGGGCCATGGGGGTTGCGATTAGAACCTCGCAACCTCAAAGACCCTCCACCACGCTGGCTGAAGCCTGGGGAAGTGAGCGGGATCATCGTTCGATGCGACTCGCTTGCGATGGCTGAATTTGTTCAGTCGACGGGACTACCGGTGATCGATGTGCGAGGAGCGGTTCCCGAAGCGGGAATCCCATTGGTTGGCGTCGACAACGACGCGATTGTCGATGCGGCGTTGGAACACTTCACACAGCGTGGCTTTCAGCGAATCGGATTTTGCAATTTCTTTGGCTACAAGAACCGTTGGATCGCCCAGCGACGGGATCGGTTGGTCGAGCGTGCGCGGGCGGCAGGCATCGACTGCCGTGTCTATTCCGGCAGACGATCGAGCCAGAAACCAACCTCCCGGTCACACCGTGAGATTGCTGCCCTGAGGGACTGGTTGGCCAAACTGCCGCGACCGATCGCAATCCTTTGTTGCGACGACGAACAAGCTCATGTCCTCTTGGATGCTGCCCATCGATTGAAACTCGAAGTCCCCAACGATGTCGCCGTGCTGGGAATCGATAACGACGAAGTCTTTTGTCGCGTCTCCAATCCGCCGCTCAGCAGTGTCGATGTCAATGCCTTCGCGGTCGGCTACAAAGCGGCCGAAATGCTCGACCGACGGATCAATGGAAAACGTGTTCCCGCCAAAACGCTCCTCCCGCCGCGCGGCGTCATCACGCGGCAGTCTTCGGATATCGTCGCGGTGGAGGATCCCGAAGTTGCGGCGGCGCTGAGCTTCATCCGAGAAAACGCCTGTCAACCGATCAAGGCGTCGCAAGTCGCAGACCACCTATCGGTATCGCGTAGCACCTTGGACCGCTACCTGCAGGCGGCCATCGGGTTGTCGGGAACTGAGGCGATCATGCAAGTGCGGCTTGGGCAAGTCAAAGCCGATCTGGCGAACACCGATCTGCCCCTCACCTCGATCGCGGCGAGAGCGGGGTTTGCTTCCGCCCAGAATCTCGCCAACCTGTTCCGAGAGCGGACGGGGAGCACGCCAGGAAGTTACCGGAAAGAGATGCGAAGTTAG